The Paenibacillus sp. RC334 nucleotide sequence CGGCAACACTTCGATCCAATCCCCCTCCGCTCCCTCCGGGCCGGGGAAGGACACATAGTTGATCGCGTTTAGCCGTACCGTGCTGCTCATGCCCGCATCCGGGGCAGTAACATAGGAACTATCCAGATATGCGCCTGCCGTGGTGTTCGAGGTGCCAAAATCAACCGCCAATACTGCATCTGTCGTTTCAGTACCGCGAATGATCAGCTCTGCCACCGGAATACGTTGGCCTTGAAGCTTCAATGGCAGCATCGGCTTATCTCCATAGTAGAGGTTATAAAAATATTCCGATTCCTGTCTTCGCAAAAACAGCAGACTGTAATTATGGTTGGTCGTCTCCCGCAGTTCAGCGTCGAGATGGCGGGAAAGGTAATATACGCCTGTCCGCCCCTCGTCCTTCACCAAATTCAAAATACCGCACAGGTCGCCTACCGCATTCACCAGCAGCACATTAGACGCATTCAGCCAGGGCAAGTCGGATTCAATCCGGTAATTGTCCATTCGACCTGTACGCACACCCTGATACAGCGTGATTTTGGCGGGAACCCGGATACCGCCGCTCTCCTGCCGTCGATCATTCCAATTTTGCCGCAGTGCCGATTCGATGCGCTCGAAGCCGCCGGGGTTGGGCCGTGTGATGAGCAGGTGCTCCTCTGCACTCCGAAACCGCAGAATCACACGGATCAGTTCCTCACGTGCCAGACGATTAGCAAAGCCCTCGACCAGCCGCTCCTTATCGCATATTCCGCGCAACTGAAAGGTTGTCATTTGCTCTAGCTCCGCCCGCGTGTATTTCGCCGTGAAGCGAATACCTTTTCGATCGGTGAGCGGGTCAAGCAGTCTGTATGTATAGGGTCCGTTCATCGTTCACATGTCCTTTCTCTGCCATTTGGCCTTAATAGAGGGCAATAGCGTCTATTTTCATCGTCGGGTCTGCCTCCAAAATACCGAAATGACGTGTCCAATACAGCTCAATCGTAAAACGCGCCGGAAGAAACAGATCCAGAATTAAATCTGCTTTGGTCCGTGATAACTGCGTTTCCTCCTGACCGATATAGATGAGCAATTCGTCCTTTTCCTCACAATTGGTATAAATGATCGAGCGGTGAAAAACACGGCGCATCGTTTCTTTTAGCAGATGTACAGCTTCCCCCGTCTCATACAGCCGCAGCAATCCTTCGGCAATCGCATCCTGCTCATCACGGTTTAACTGTACAAAGCTTTCGCTCACCTTCGGGCCAAAAATGCCGTTCCCGATGTCACGCTGAACAAACCGGATATGGTACTCCCGCCGATTCATGCCCTGATACAAATCCGTTTCGGCCAGAAAATGTATCATAATATCGAACAGCGATTCTCTCAGCTCCAGGTACTCCTCAGCATCCGGCGGAAACAGGTCCCGAAAAATAGAATAAAAGCGGTAGTATGGATTGATTTCCACCACCTGCTCCAGCTCGGATGTATTCAGCTCGGTCAGACTCAGCTCCATATACGGGGAGTAGCTAACAGCGGGTACAAACCGGAAGCTGTTAACATCTAACTCCTGTTCCTTTGCGCGCATAAGCAAATCCCAGACGTAATTCACAGCCATTCTCCTTCACACTTGTACTCCGGGAAATACATTTGCACTTCCGACACCAGAAAGCTCATCAAGTCGGATAAAATGTATGCAGGAAATGTTGACGAAGCTTCCGCAGAACCGTGTCTGAACCCCAATCGCATGATCTGCTTGCCTTCCTCCGTCCGCACGTTGTCACTGACAAACGGATTTAACGGATACGTCTGGGATTTGGATAAAAGCTTGCTCACATCATTTCTGCCTGTGCCTCCCCAAATGTCCACACGCTCCAATTCCAATCCCTGTGCAGCTTCAAAAGAATGTACAATGCGCGTAATCTCCGCTTTGGCTCGAACGATCACAGCCTGTTTGCCTGCATAGCGGCCCAAAAAGCTGTCCTGCCGCCGATTGGACAACACCGGATAGGTCTGACGACTAAGCCGCGTTGGGACGGGCTTCGTAACCTTCAACACATTCCATTCGCCGGACTTATCACGTGGCGTGACAATCGTCAGTTCCTCTTCCGTGCGTTTGATATACCGGATATCGCCTTCCACTCCGTCAATCAGGTAGCCGTGCTCAGGTCCTGTTTTACTTAAAGGAAGCACATGCTCATAGTTCACATGATCTATAGCTGGTATTGGGAAACCACTGTTTTTCAGAGACAGTCGTTCAATGTTCCAAAGTGGAAAAACATCCACCTTCTTAAAAACGTCGAATTCCTCCAATGAGATCGTAATTTCGTGGATTTCCTCATCAGCGTCAGGCTCGCCTTCTCCTCCAACCAGTACACAATCGACAAATTTATAAGCGTACGGGTGATTAATCGTTTTCCACGGCATGCCATTTTGCATGAACATCAGATACAGCTTCTCAATCTCTAAAATATAAGAACGGTTGTGTTCCAGACGAAAACGAATCGGATAGCTTCCGGTTTCCGTTACCAATGTTCCCCCGAAAACCCGTTTGCTGCGTACAAGCGCGGTGATCTGCTCGGTCTCCATCTCCAGAAAAAGAGTAAACAACGGCAACGCTCCGCCTTCCCGAACGACCTCTGCCACACGGCTGATATCCATCACCTTGTCCTTGGTATCTGTCGGCAACACCGGAAATAAAAATTCATGAATCGGATCATAGTCCTCACGTGATGTCAATGACACGTACACGTCAAACTTCTCTTCCGTATTCTCAATTTCCTCAAATACCCGCCGTTCCAGCTGGCGGGTCATTTCTTCCTGATATTCGACGAGGTTCATAAACACCCCCGCCATCATATTTTTAAGCAAACGTCTCTGCTCCAAATCGTCCATCTTGCTCAAACGGTCCTGCACCAGCTCTTTCACGACGCCTCACTCCTTTCCGGCTCCAGCATTCATTGAACATGAAAACCTCAATTCCCGTTCGCAGCCGCCTGATCCTTGCTGCCTGAATCAGACGTACCTGCTTCTTTGGAAGTGGAATCAGCAGTTCCTTTCTCCTTGTTGACAACTGCCTTCGTCGAAGAAGCATTTCCATCACTCGTACTGCCGTTCTTTGTAGCTGATGAAGCTTCCTTCTTCGCGTCCGCTGTACCCCCTGAACTCGTTGTCGCAGCATTACCCGTAGCTGTCGCAGCCTTGGTTTGCGATGTTGTAGCAGCTGGCGCAGCAGCCGAAGCCGCAGCTTCGTCCGCTACGTCCCCGGTGCCTGTATCGTTCAGCGCTCCGTCAGATAGTGACGCTCCATCAGCAAGCTGACCATTTTTCTGCTGGTCCGCGCTCTGTTTCTCCTCTGCCTTCGCAATACTTCGCTCCAATGCCAGCACACTTTCTAGCTTGCCGATTTCCTGATAAATCTCCTGTGCCCCGCTATAAGCGTCAATGGCTCCTTCATAATCGAGGTCCTTCATCAGCCGATCCCCTCTGGCCTGAAGCTTGCCAGCCTGAATTTCCTTGAGCTGCTGCTGGATGGCCGTCATTTTATCATTAGTCTCGGTAATCTTTTTCTCCAACTCTTTTTGCGCAGATGTATAACCGGATTCCATCGCAGCTTTATTCGCCTTCGTATACAGCTTGAGCGCACTCGCGTAATCTCCGCCCTGAAATTTCAAATCTCCGTCCTTCATCCAGCTCGCCGTCTCGGCATAGCTGTCCAGCTGGTCGATTTTTTTCTCAATATCCTTCACATTGAAAGGCGGGTACAGACCGGCACTTTTCCTCGCTTTATCGTAGCTCGCTTCGGCTTTGGCAAAGTCTGCTTTTTCCACATATCCGTCTCCGTCAACCATGAGTTGAGATACTTTCTGCTCTGCCGTATACAGTCGCTTGTGAATCTTATCGTTAATTTTAACTGCCGCGTTTTTCGCTTCACTGTAGGACTTGAGCGCCTTCGCATAATCTCCTGCCCTGGCGTAATCATCCGCGGCCTGAGCCGATTCGACCATCGTTTCCAACGCAGCCGCCTTGTTCGCAGCCATACGGGCCAGGGTAATCCATGCTCCTCCGCCTACAATCACAAAAGCGAGCAACGCAATCAAAATCCGTTTGATCAGCTTGCGGCGGTTCTTAGGCTTTTCCTGAAAAATTTTGTTCACATAGATGGCGGCAGCCGTATAATTGTTCACCGCCCGACGCTGCTTGCTCAGCAGAACCTCTTCCAGCGTATCCGTCAGCACGACCGGGTCCTTTGCTTCCTCCAGCGCACCCAGCATTTCCGCCAGTTCAACATCTTCCCACATCCCGGATGTGGCAAGCAGCATTACATCTCCATCTGCAAGCTGCGTCTTTTTGGCATAATGGGCATGAACTCCATTCGGATTTCCCAGGTATTCCAGCAGATTGCCCCGTTCCTCATGCGTGCTGGTCGCTTCGTCGGGAATACGTCCGTCATCCGCCAATGACTGAGCCAAGCTATGATCCTTACTGCGAAAATTAAGCCGTCCATTGCGAAAATGATACAGCCTCACATTACCGCACGAAACATATACCATTTTGTTGTAGTTGGTCACCACTATGAGCAGACTGGCCTTGAGCCGCACACGGCGGCTTTCGAATTGCAGCCAATCCTGCGCTTCACGCAGGTCTCTCATCAGGCGCCGCTTGGACATGGAAGGCTTCTCCATGAAGTTTTCCAGTACCGTTTTGACAACCATTTCCGCGCTGCGCAGCTCCTGATCCGAATCCAGACCGTCTGCGAGGACATAACAGGCCATGTCGTCCGTCTCCATGAATGCAAAATAGTCCCGGTTGTCTATGTAAGAGCCCGCTTCCGACACAAAGGCGGTACTAAAATCGCTGTTGTCCTTGCGCATCGCTACCCCCGTCTTTCTGGTTTCATCCTATCGCCAACATAACCACTGTCGCGTTATCCTGACTTTTAAAGCCTTTATCATTAATCGTATCGATCATCGCTTCCGCCATTTCCTGCGGTGCTCCACCCTTGCGCATGATCTCTTCCAGCTCAATCTCAGTCAGTGCCTCCTGAATGCCATCGCTGCACAACAGCACATGATCGCCTGCGTACAGGCGAATCGGTGCCGCACCAAGCTCCATGCTCTCAAAGCCCTCATAGCCCAAATAATTGACCAATTGATTGCGAACCGGACTCGTTTTGGCCTCTTCCGAGGTCATTTGCCCAGCCAGCACGCGTTCCTCCAGCAAGGTTTCCGCCGTATGCTTGGAATTAACATTCTGAAAATGACCATTGCGGTAAATCGTAATCAGGCTATCGCCCACCGCTCCGTAATACAACTGATAGCCACAAATAATGACCGCCGCCA carries:
- a CDS encoding iron-dependent peroxidase, which codes for MNYVWDLLMRAKEQELDVNSFRFVPAVSYSPYMELSLTELNTSELEQVVEINPYYRFYSIFRDLFPPDAEEYLELRESLFDIMIHFLAETDLYQGMNRREYHIRFVQRDIGNGIFGPKVSESFVQLNRDEQDAIAEGLLRLYETGEAVHLLKETMRRVFHRSIIYTNCEEKDELLIYIGQEETQLSRTKADLILDLFLPARFTIELYWTRHFGILEADPTMKIDAIALY
- a CDS encoding normocyte-binding protein, whose amino-acid sequence is MKELVQDRLSKMDDLEQRRLLKNMMAGVFMNLVEYQEEMTRQLERRVFEEIENTEEKFDVYVSLTSREDYDPIHEFLFPVLPTDTKDKVMDISRVAEVVREGGALPLFTLFLEMETEQITALVRSKRVFGGTLVTETGSYPIRFRLEHNRSYILEIEKLYLMFMQNGMPWKTINHPYAYKFVDCVLVGGEGEPDADEEIHEITISLEEFDVFKKVDVFPLWNIERLSLKNSGFPIPAIDHVNYEHVLPLSKTGPEHGYLIDGVEGDIRYIKRTEEELTIVTPRDKSGEWNVLKVTKPVPTRLSRQTYPVLSNRRQDSFLGRYAGKQAVIVRAKAEITRIVHSFEAAQGLELERVDIWGGTGRNDVSKLLSKSQTYPLNPFVSDNVRTEEGKQIMRLGFRHGSAEASSTFPAYILSDLMSFLVSEVQMYFPEYKCEGEWL
- a CDS encoding serine/threonine protein phosphatase; translation: MRKDNSDFSTAFVSEAGSYIDNRDYFAFMETDDMACYVLADGLDSDQELRSAEMVVKTVLENFMEKPSMSKRRLMRDLREAQDWLQFESRRVRLKASLLIVVTNYNKMVYVSCGNVRLYHFRNGRLNFRSKDHSLAQSLADDGRIPDEATSTHEERGNLLEYLGNPNGVHAHYAKKTQLADGDVMLLATSGMWEDVELAEMLGALEEAKDPVVLTDTLEEVLLSKQRRAVNNYTAAAIYVNKIFQEKPKNRRKLIKRILIALLAFVIVGGGAWITLARMAANKAAALETMVESAQAADDYARAGDYAKALKSYSEAKNAAVKINDKIHKRLYTAEQKVSQLMVDGDGYVEKADFAKAEASYDKARKSAGLYPPFNVKDIEKKIDQLDSYAETASWMKDGDLKFQGGDYASALKLYTKANKAAMESGYTSAQKELEKKITETNDKMTAIQQQLKEIQAGKLQARGDRLMKDLDYEGAIDAYSGAQEIYQEIGKLESVLALERSIAKAEEKQSADQQKNGQLADGASLSDGALNDTGTGDVADEAAASAAAPAATTSQTKAATATGNAATTSSGGTADAKKEASSATKNGSTSDGNASSTKAVVNKEKGTADSTSKEAGTSDSGSKDQAAANGN
- a CDS encoding protein phosphatase 2C domain-containing protein, whose translation is MQPYFVVCGAAVLFAVLLMIRMRLTRSPGSRTVSGIEIGNGQTIGSRSEQDDYFASMTTTVGTLAVVADGISGLANGRMSSTLAVTTFTKAFVKLEDASNLNGYFAEAATQSNRGILQNLNGQGGGTTLAAVIICGYQLYYGAVGDSLITIYRNGHFQNVNSKHTAETLLEERVLAGQMTSEEAKTSPVRNQLVNYLGYEGFESMELGAAPIRLYAGDHVLLCSDGIQEALTEIELEEIMRKGGAPQEMAEAMIDTINDKGFKSQDNATVVMLAIG